From the genome of Solidesulfovibrio carbinolicus, one region includes:
- a CDS encoding sigma-54 interaction domain-containing protein yields MPAPFSVPDILGSLERPVLAVDADGRVANVNPAALSMFGPEVATPGAALPLARPDLWQPMAKCLATGEVVYDRLNVGSKTVVATTFPIRRDGRVVGATCICRPCAGEAHPAMEGRLGAILDSVSDGIWICDGSGTILSINAASERLNSVNAEDYVGKNVSCIVAQRMVDRSATLDVLETKRQSSMIQHITKTGKQLLVTATPVLGDQGEVALVVVNERDVTELQNLRQGLQNARKVEERYRSELAELSLFELSQKDIVAQSGQMQRTLRTLLKLAQMDASRVLLLGESGTGKGLLAKFLHQVSPRSPKPFIQINCPAVPENLFEAELFGYEKGAFTGAREAGKAGLIELAAGGTLFLDEVGDIPLGIQAKLLKYLDDHELRRLGGAEARTVECRVVAATNCDLEGLVERRQFRTDLYYRLNTFVVRIAPLRERREDIFGLAEFYLAQQNARHGKAKRLSARAMRQLEAYAFPGNVRELVSIIQKAFVMSDDDDLTDALIEALAGDTPPAVDTPSGPRPLADSTEQTAIRRLREAMAACRTTREMAAHLGVSQATVVRKLKRYGLSRS; encoded by the coding sequence ATGCCCGCCCCTTTTTCCGTGCCCGACATCCTGGGTTCCCTTGAACGGCCGGTGCTGGCCGTGGACGCCGACGGCCGGGTGGCCAACGTCAACCCCGCCGCGCTTTCCATGTTCGGGCCCGAGGTGGCCACGCCCGGCGCGGCCCTGCCCCTGGCCCGGCCCGATCTCTGGCAGCCCATGGCCAAATGCCTGGCTACGGGCGAGGTGGTCTATGATCGCCTCAATGTCGGCTCCAAGACCGTGGTCGCCACCACCTTTCCCATCCGCCGCGACGGCCGGGTGGTCGGAGCCACCTGCATCTGCCGCCCCTGCGCCGGCGAAGCCCATCCGGCCATGGAAGGCCGCTTGGGGGCCATTCTCGATTCCGTGTCCGACGGCATCTGGATCTGCGACGGCTCGGGAACCATCCTCTCCATCAATGCCGCCTCCGAACGCCTCAATTCCGTCAACGCCGAGGACTACGTCGGGAAAAACGTGTCCTGCATCGTGGCCCAGCGCATGGTCGACCGCTCGGCCACCCTGGACGTGCTTGAAACCAAACGCCAGTCGAGCATGATCCAGCACATCACCAAGACCGGCAAACAGCTCTTGGTCACGGCCACTCCGGTGCTGGGCGACCAGGGCGAGGTGGCCCTGGTGGTGGTCAACGAGCGCGATGTGACGGAATTGCAAAATCTCAGGCAAGGGCTTCAAAACGCCCGCAAGGTGGAAGAACGCTACCGCAGCGAACTGGCCGAGTTGTCGCTTTTCGAGCTTTCCCAGAAGGATATCGTGGCCCAAAGCGGCCAGATGCAGCGCACCTTGCGCACCCTTTTAAAGCTCGCCCAGATGGACGCCTCACGGGTTTTGCTGCTTGGCGAATCCGGCACCGGCAAAGGTCTGCTCGCCAAATTTCTGCACCAGGTCAGCCCCCGTTCGCCCAAGCCGTTTATTCAGATCAACTGTCCGGCCGTGCCGGAAAACCTGTTCGAGGCCGAACTTTTTGGCTATGAAAAAGGGGCCTTTACCGGCGCGCGCGAGGCCGGCAAGGCGGGGTTGATCGAATTGGCCGCCGGGGGCACGCTGTTTCTCGACGAAGTGGGCGACATCCCCCTGGGCATCCAAGCCAAGCTGCTCAAATACCTCGACGACCACGAGCTGCGCCGCCTGGGCGGGGCCGAGGCCCGCACCGTGGAATGCCGGGTGGTGGCGGCCACCAACTGCGACCTGGAAGGCCTGGTCGAGCGCCGCCAGTTCCGCACCGACCTCTATTATCGCCTCAACACCTTCGTGGTGCGCATCGCCCCCCTGCGCGAGCGCCGCGAGGACATCTTCGGCCTGGCCGAATTCTACCTGGCCCAGCAAAACGCCCGCCACGGCAAGGCCAAGCGCCTCTCGGCCCGGGCCATGCGCCAGCTTGAAGCCTACGCCTTCCCTGGTAACGTCCGGGAACTGGTCAGCATCATCCAGAAAGCCTTTGTCATGAGCGACGACGACGACCTTACCGACGCGCTCATCGAAGCCCTGGCCGGCGACACGCCGCCGGCGGTGGACACGCCGTCCGGCCCCCGTCCCCTGGCCGATTCCACCGAGCAAACGGCCATCCGGCGTCTGCGCGAGGCCATGGCCGCCTGCCGCACCACCCGGGAGATGGCCGCCCATCTCGGGGTGAGCCAGGCCACAGTGGTGCGCAAGCTCAAGCGCTACGGCCTTTCCCGCTCCTGA
- the gabT gene encoding 4-aminobutyrate--2-oxoglutarate transaminase, with amino-acid sequence MNTTDKAQELQALRDRYVPKGHPNATPFFVESAKGALLRDVTGREFIDFVGGIGVLNVGHCHPKVVAAVKDQAGRYLHTCSMVTMYEPYVQLAARLSEAAPGDFEKKAMFVNSGSEAVENAVKIARCHTGRAGVVSMKNAFHGRTLLAMSLTSKVKPYKFGFGPLAPEVYQYPNYAYCYRCPLGLTYPKCGVACADKLREFFIATAAAENIACIIAEPVQGEGGFVVPPKEFFEKLRAICDEYGIVFVADEIQSGFGRTSKLFAMEHFGVAPDLMTVAKSMGGGLPLAGVVGKAEIMDSVPPGGIGGTYGGNPLACRAGLAVMDIFEQDNLLAKAERLGGVVKRRFASFKKQYQLIGDERGLGAMRALEFVSDRATKAPCPEAAKGVAKFCQDNGLLVLSCGNFGNCIRVLMPLVITRDQLDRGLDIMEEGIREVSKSLGK; translated from the coding sequence GTGAACACCACCGACAAGGCGCAGGAACTGCAAGCATTGCGTGATCGCTATGTCCCCAAGGGGCATCCCAACGCCACGCCCTTTTTCGTCGAATCCGCCAAGGGCGCCCTGCTTCGCGACGTCACCGGACGCGAGTTCATTGATTTCGTCGGCGGCATCGGCGTGTTAAACGTCGGCCACTGCCACCCCAAGGTCGTCGCCGCCGTCAAGGATCAGGCCGGACGCTATCTCCACACCTGCTCCATGGTCACCATGTACGAGCCCTACGTCCAGCTCGCCGCCCGCCTGTCCGAAGCCGCCCCGGGCGACTTCGAGAAAAAGGCGATGTTCGTCAACAGCGGCTCCGAAGCCGTGGAAAACGCCGTGAAGATCGCCCGCTGCCACACCGGCCGGGCCGGCGTCGTGTCCATGAAAAACGCCTTCCACGGCCGCACCTTGCTGGCCATGTCCCTGACCAGCAAGGTCAAGCCCTACAAGTTCGGCTTCGGCCCCCTGGCCCCGGAAGTCTACCAGTACCCCAACTACGCCTACTGCTACCGCTGCCCCCTGGGCCTGACTTATCCTAAGTGCGGCGTGGCCTGCGCCGACAAGCTGCGCGAGTTTTTTATCGCCACCGCCGCCGCCGAGAATATCGCCTGCATCATCGCCGAGCCGGTCCAGGGCGAGGGCGGCTTCGTGGTTCCGCCCAAGGAATTCTTCGAGAAGCTGCGCGCCATCTGCGACGAATACGGCATCGTTTTCGTGGCCGACGAAATCCAGTCCGGCTTTGGCCGCACCTCCAAGCTCTTTGCCATGGAGCATTTCGGCGTGGCCCCGGACCTCATGACCGTGGCCAAGTCCATGGGCGGCGGCCTGCCCCTGGCCGGCGTGGTCGGCAAGGCCGAGATCATGGATTCCGTGCCCCCGGGCGGCATCGGCGGCACCTACGGCGGCAACCCGCTGGCCTGCCGCGCGGGTCTAGCCGTCATGGACATCTTCGAACAGGACAACCTGCTGGCCAAGGCCGAGCGCCTGGGCGGCGTGGTCAAGCGCCGCTTTGCTTCGTTTAAGAAGCAGTACCAGCTCATCGGCGACGAGCGCGGCCTTGGGGCCATGCGCGCCCTGGAATTCGTTTCCGACCGCGCCACCAAGGCCCCCTGCCCCGAGGCGGCCAAGGGCGTGGCCAAGTTCTGCCAGGACAACGGGCTGCTCGTTTTGTCCTGCGGCAATTTCGGCAACTGCATCCGGGTGCTCATGCCCCTGGTCATCACCCGCGACCAACTCGACCGCGGCCTGGACATCATGGAAGAAGGCATCCGCGAGGTCTCCAAAAGCCTCGGCAAATAA
- a CDS encoding ABC transporter substrate-binding protein yields the protein MKNGSITTILAGCMGMALSAALFAAPALAADKTVKIGNVEPLSGPSASVGVQGKQAREMAIEEINAAGGIKSLGGAKLELVYADSKSDPTVGVTETERLINTEKVNLMTGCWNSAVTYPATQVAERYGIPFVVPVAVRDTITERGFKNVFRIAAKDSWWVRDQFRFLKDMQEETGVKLQKIAFVFENGDWGTGFAEKWRELAKKDGYEVVLDEPYPSTATDLTPVVTKLKAAKPDIVMLVSNAADAILLTNTMAEMQVKPKVVLASGGGHADPKFLENTDTNALGIFDEVEWNTDVNKPAAKPANEKFKKKYGYDLTGESVDAYVAMYVIADALERAASTEPAKIRDALAATNLTTGPGMVVSYDGVKFDETGQNKNAGIVIVQVANVDGKPDRVTVWPKAARRAGYVPAFPANK from the coding sequence ATGAAAAACGGTTCCATCACGACGATTCTGGCCGGCTGCATGGGCATGGCCCTGTCCGCCGCCCTGTTCGCCGCTCCGGCCCTGGCCGCCGACAAGACCGTCAAGATCGGCAACGTCGAGCCCCTGTCCGGTCCGTCGGCCTCGGTCGGCGTCCAGGGCAAGCAGGCCCGGGAAATGGCCATCGAGGAGATCAACGCCGCCGGCGGCATCAAGTCCCTGGGCGGCGCCAAGCTGGAGCTGGTCTATGCCGACAGCAAGTCCGACCCCACCGTCGGCGTCACCGAGACCGAGCGCCTCATCAACACCGAAAAAGTCAACCTCATGACCGGCTGCTGGAACTCGGCCGTCACCTACCCGGCCACCCAGGTGGCCGAGCGCTACGGCATCCCCTTCGTGGTGCCCGTGGCCGTGCGCGACACCATCACCGAGCGCGGATTTAAAAACGTCTTCCGCATCGCCGCCAAGGACTCCTGGTGGGTGCGCGACCAGTTCCGTTTCCTCAAAGACATGCAGGAAGAAACCGGCGTGAAGCTGCAAAAGATCGCCTTTGTCTTTGAAAACGGCGACTGGGGCACCGGCTTTGCCGAGAAGTGGCGCGAACTGGCCAAAAAAGACGGTTACGAGGTCGTCCTCGACGAACCCTATCCCAGCACCGCCACCGACCTTACCCCGGTGGTGACCAAGCTCAAGGCCGCCAAGCCCGACATCGTCATGCTGGTGTCCAACGCCGCCGACGCCATCCTTTTGACCAACACCATGGCCGAAATGCAGGTCAAGCCCAAGGTCGTCCTGGCCAGCGGCGGCGGCCACGCCGATCCCAAGTTCCTGGAAAACACCGACACCAACGCCCTGGGCATCTTTGACGAAGTCGAGTGGAACACCGACGTCAACAAGCCCGCCGCCAAGCCGGCCAACGAAAAGTTCAAGAAAAAGTACGGCTACGACCTGACCGGCGAGTCCGTTGACGCCTACGTCGCCATGTACGTCATCGCCGACGCCCTGGAACGAGCCGCCTCCACCGAGCCGGCCAAGATCCGCGACGCCCTGGCCGCCACCAACCTCACCACCGGACCGGGCATGGTCGTCTCCTACGACGGCGTCAAGTTCGACGAGACCGGCCAGAACAAGAACGCCGGCATCGTCATTGTCCAGGTGGCCAATGTCGATGGCAAGCCCGACCGCGTCACCGTGTGGCCCAAGGCCGCCCGCCGCGCCGGCTACGTCCCGGCCTTCCCGGCCAACAAGTAG
- a CDS encoding branched-chain amino acid ABC transporter permease → MTAVIQATLNGAMMGAMYGLTALGLTLIFGVMKVVNFAHGSLLMVGMFSAYWLIRLTGIHPYLALVIVPPVLFVFGYYLQDVVIKPVFKAEGQVREPLTVIIVTTGVWYVLDNLALMLFGAEYRTVRTAISNKSFALGEFIISIPKFSGFVVAVATAVGLALFMRKTKTGKALRATSLDREAANLMGINQYRIYNIAFGLGTAIAGIAGCVLIPFYYVYPSVGVVFDIRAFIIVVLGGLGSIPGALLGGLVIGLIESVFSQFMASTWTEAIIYAIFLIILFVKPSGFFGHKQDW, encoded by the coding sequence ATGACCGCGGTGATTCAGGCGACGCTCAACGGCGCCATGATGGGAGCCATGTACGGGCTGACGGCCCTTGGACTCACTCTGATCTTCGGAGTGATGAAAGTCGTCAACTTTGCCCATGGCTCACTGCTTATGGTCGGCATGTTCAGCGCATATTGGCTGATTCGGCTCACGGGCATCCACCCGTATCTGGCCCTTGTCATTGTACCGCCCGTCCTGTTCGTTTTCGGCTATTATCTGCAGGACGTGGTCATCAAACCCGTGTTCAAAGCCGAAGGCCAGGTGCGGGAACCGTTGACGGTCATCATCGTCACCACCGGCGTCTGGTACGTCCTCGACAACCTGGCGCTGATGCTGTTCGGCGCCGAGTACCGCACGGTGCGTACGGCCATTTCCAACAAGTCCTTCGCGCTCGGGGAATTCATCATCTCCATTCCCAAATTTTCCGGCTTTGTCGTGGCCGTTGCCACGGCCGTCGGTCTTGCCCTGTTCATGCGCAAGACCAAAACCGGCAAAGCCCTTCGGGCCACCAGCCTGGACCGCGAAGCGGCCAACCTCATGGGGATCAACCAGTACCGCATCTACAACATCGCCTTCGGCCTCGGCACGGCCATCGCCGGCATCGCGGGCTGCGTGCTCATCCCCTTTTATTACGTCTATCCTTCGGTGGGCGTGGTCTTCGACATCCGGGCCTTTATCATTGTGGTGCTCGGCGGCCTGGGCAGCATTCCCGGCGCGCTCCTGGGCGGCCTGGTCATCGGCCTGATCGAATCCGTCTTCTCCCAGTTCATGGCCTCCACCTGGACCGAAGCCATCATCTACGCCATCTTCCTCATCATTCTCTTCGTCAAACCATCCGGCTTCTTCGGCCACAAACAGGATTGGTAG